A window of Pseudomonas monteilii contains these coding sequences:
- a CDS encoding antibiotic biosynthesis monooxygenase: MGVNMGAHEDIMTLVIKHRVKPGHEAAYEAWLKQTVDIASRREGHLGADIHRETHGGLQVFTCVLRFCSTDVMQAWLDSEARHERVQEVLPMLADGDQTDVTPGSEFWFAPATEHQQQPPRWKQAIVSFLVILPLSLIVPKLWIPVLSLHPFWASYLGSNIVITATIVTLVVYLCMPAAMRLFAPWLDPSQRATDQQP; this comes from the coding sequence ATGGGGGTGAACATGGGTGCCCACGAAGACATCATGACGCTTGTCATCAAACATCGAGTCAAGCCGGGTCATGAGGCCGCCTATGAAGCGTGGTTAAAGCAAACAGTGGACATTGCCAGCCGACGTGAAGGCCATCTGGGTGCCGACATTCATCGAGAGACTCATGGAGGTCTGCAAGTCTTCACCTGTGTGCTGCGCTTTTGCTCGACCGACGTGATGCAGGCATGGCTCGACTCGGAAGCACGCCACGAACGCGTGCAGGAAGTACTGCCCATGCTGGCAGACGGGGACCAGACAGACGTCACTCCAGGCAGCGAATTCTGGTTTGCGCCGGCCACGGAACATCAGCAGCAGCCTCCGCGCTGGAAGCAGGCCATTGTGTCCTTTCTGGTGATTCTGCCACTGAGCTTGATCGTGCCCAAGCTCTGGATACCCGTGCTCAGTCTGCACCCCTTCTGGGCCAGCTACCTGGGCAGCAACATCGTCATCACGGCAACGATCGTCACGTTGGTCGTGTACCTCTGTATGCCTGCTGCCATGCGTCTGTTTGCTCCGTGGCTCGACCCCTCCCAGCGCGCCACTGATCAACAGCCTTGA